From one Scophthalmus maximus strain ysfricsl-2021 chromosome 19, ASM2237912v1, whole genome shotgun sequence genomic stretch:
- the nsd3 gene encoding histone-lysine N-methyltransferase NSD3 isoform X2, which produces MDFSFSFMQGIMGNTIQQPPQLIDSANIRQEGTCDTGSDPGEDGGPSYDAALDAEFYPPSASEDMQQVSNGFPPGLGIYEPQAKFSMYSQFPNGSANGYGAIRSYGEHGLLPGEATVLRGPGLHERPLSPVSPPLPTHHPHLHHHHHHPHHHHHAHHFHSNPPHIQTHPHVASPLPLPLPSQHHLSQTPHIMTHTLPPPPPLHLPSSSPPPSLVDSTPSSQPSHALSNTPGGVLKKTSSPEIKLKIIKTYQNGKELFESALCGDLLQELQESQKTEAAQMQRRHERKKERRKKSARLQLQVQEESLEQSQPQAGTTGQTEDTHVQLQLGETPPAQSEKPQKTVIKTEPKTPKVPKVHHPSVIQETGFCKEFVIGDLVWSKVGTYPWWPCMVSSDPQMKVHTRINTRGHREYHVQFFGSVAERAWIHEKRIVMYQGKQQFDELQCETLRKATNPVEKHKLLKPIPQRERSQWEVGVGHAEDAFVMTKQERIDNYTFIYVDPDPNEATASKKLSVRAEKRNRRSSGSIGKKEDGGVKSPDREQPPRRLLPRRQCSVSNTDDNTNSQASNEEKIQRGDQRKTGSPKQNAGCDELPDSPPPVRAWKTAAARKLLPLSITMKRLNVEITKCDWPLLQKKAVPSPKQDQEEEKEEETVEREARQPDLGYCSPEDSRAKPEPSPEEEEDGDEGEEEGEERRGSPASRRSEEGGMQQTSSPGSHHSSPHGSQERKLQRRSVRSRSESERGGDPVPKKKTKKEQAEMAPETTLRTGSQKGASEISDACKPLKKRSRASTDVEMASSQYRDTSDSDSRGLNDPQGLFGKSLDSPAAADADASDTQSVDSGLSRQDGNAGRRDTVCQICEVYGEGLVVCEGDCSRQFHSECLGLTSLPEGRFTCLECRNGNHPCFSCKTVGQEGQEVTRCSVLGCGCYYHEDCVRKLPGTTSSPDGGFCCPQHSCSTCCLERDLQRATKGRLMRCIRCPLAYHTGDSCVAAGSVILTHHIMICSSHGSAKRNGLLTSPINVGWCFLCARGLLVQDLTDTILSSYAYKSHYLLTESNRAELKLPMIPSPSSATKKNVGKGGKLLCCDSCPASFHPECLEIEMPEGAWSCSDCRAGKKPHYKQIVWVKLGNYRWWPAEICNPRLVPSNIQSLRHDVGDFPVFFFGSHDYYWINQGRVFPYVENDKNFVTGQININKTFKKALEEAARRFQELKAQRESREALEQERNSRKPPPYKLIKSNKPVGKVQVHVADLSEIPRCNCRPADEHPCSLDSQCLNRMLQYECHPQVCPAGDSCENQCFSKRLYAETEVMKTDGRGWGLTTNQALRKGDFVTEYVGEVIDSEECQQRIKRAHENHVTNFYMLTLTKDRVIDAGPKGNSARFMNHSCSPNCETQKWTVNGDVRIGLFTLYDIEAGTELTFNYNLHCVGNRRTSCHCGSDNCSGFLGVQPTSAVVMEKEEKARNAKLKPKKRKLRPEGKHTHEYFCFCCGEGGELVMCDRKDCPKAYHLLCLNLTKPPYGRWECPWHDCSVCGAAASSLCDFCPRSFCQDHEAGALTASSLEGRPCCSSHNPLSPLDADSSSTQLRHSALSTVGIKEEPETGQQAAE; this is translated from the exons ATGgatttctccttctctttcatgCAAGGGATCATGGGAAATACAATTCAGCAACCCCCTCAGCTCATTGACTCAGCCAACATCAGACAGGAAGGCACCTGCGACACCGGTAGTGACCCGGGTGAGGATGGTGGTCCCTCCTACGATGCTGCCCTGGATGCAGAGTTCTACCCGCCGTCAGCCTCGGAGGACATGCAGCAGGTCTCCAACGGCTTCCCGCCTGGCCTGGGCATATACGAGCCGCAGGCCAAGTTTTCCATGTACTCGCAGTTCCCCAACGGCTCGGCCAATGGCTACGGGGCCATACGGAGCTACGGGGAGCATGGTCTCCTTCCTGGGGAGGCGACGGTCCTGAGAGGACCGGGTCTCCATGAGAGACCGTTGTCTCCTGTGTCTCCCCCACTGCCGACACATCACccacacctccaccaccaccaccatcacccacatcaccaccaccacgcaCACCACTTCCACTCAAACCCGCCTCATATACAAACCCACCCACATGTCGCAAGTCCCCTGCCGCTGCCACTGCCCTCCCAGCACCACCTGTCCCAGACGCCTCACATCATGACCCacactctcccccctcctcctccattacaCCTGCCTTCCTCCAGTCCTCCCCCCTCACTTGTGGACAGTACACCCTCTTCTCAACCCTCCCACGCCCTGTCCAACACCCCCGGTGGGGTGCTGAAGAAAACCAGCTCTCCCGAGATCAAACTAAAGATCATCAAGACGTATCAGAATGGAAAAGAGCTGTTCGAATCTGCGCTGTGTGGAGACCTACTGCAAGAGCTGCAG GAGTCTCAGAAGACTGAGGCTGCTCAGATGCAGCGCAGacatgagaggaagaaagagaggaggaaaaagagtgcaaggctgcagctgcaggtccAGGAAGAGAGCCTGGAGCAGAGCCAACCACAGGCAGGTACCACGGGCCAGACAGAGGACACCCACGTCCAGCTCCAGCTGGGAGAGACGCCCCCAGCCCAGTCAGAGAAGCCTCAGAAGACGGTTATCAAAACTGAACCAAAGACGCCGAAG GTTCCGAAGGTACATCATCCGTCAGTTATCCAAGAAACAGGCTTCTGTAAGGAGTTTGTGATTGGAGATTTGGTGTGGTCCAAGGTGGGCACTTACCCCTGGTGGCCCTGCATGGTCTCCTCTGACCCACAGATGAAGGTCCATACCCGCATCAACACCAGGG GTCACAGGGAGTATCACGTCCAATTCTTTGGCAGTGTTGCAGAGCGAGCGTGGATCCATGAGAAGAGGATTGTCATGTACCAAGGGAAGCAACAATTTGACGAGCTTCAGTGCGAGACTCTGCGCAAAGCAACAAACCCCGTAGAGAAACACAAA CTTCTGAAGCCTATCCCTCAGCGGGAGCGAAGTCAGTGGGAGGTGGGTGTGGGCCACGCTGAGGATGCCTTTGTGATGACGAAGCAGGAGCGGATTGACAACTACACCTTCATCTATGTTGACCCGGACCCCAATGAAGCCACAGCCAGCAAGAAACTGAGTGTCAGAGCTGAGAAACGAAACCGGCGCTCCAGCGGCTCAATCGGCAAGAAGGAAGACGGAGGAGTGAAGTCACCAGACAGAGAGCAGCCTCCACGAAGGCTGCTGCCACGCAGACAGTGCAGTGTTTCAAACACAGACGACAACACAAACTCTCAGGCCTCAAACGAAGAGAAGATCCAGAGGGGGGACCAGCGTAAGACCGGCTCCCCAAAGCAGAACGCTGGTTGTGATGAACTGCCAGACTCTCCGCCACCAGTTAGGGCCTGGAAAACAGCAGCCGCCAGAAAGCTACTGCCTCTCTCCATCACCATGAAGAGGCTGAATGTGGAGATCACAAAGTGTGACTGGCCTCTCTTGCAGAAAAAAGCAGTTCCGTCTCCAAAACAAGaccaagaagaagagaaggaggaggagacagtggagagagaggccAGGCAGCCTGACCTGGGATACTGCTCTCCTGAG GATAGCAGAGCTAAACCTGAGCCAagtcctgaggaggaggaagacggggatgagggggaggaagagggggaggagaggagaggctccCCGGCCAGtcggaggagtgaggaggggggaatGCAGCAGACCTCCTCCCCTGGATCACACCACAGTAGTCCACACG gttctCAGGAGAGGAAGCTCCAGCGACGGTCAGTCAGAAGCAGGTCTGAGTCGGAGAGAGGCGGGGATCCGGTCCCtaagaagaaaaccaaaaaggAACAG GCGGAGATGGCCCCTGAAACCACACTGAGGACAGGTTCACAAAAAG GTGCAAGTGAGATATCAGATGCCTGCAAGCCCCTCAAGAAGCGGAGCAGAGCGTCCACAGATGTTGAGATGGCTTCGTCTCAGTACAGAGACACCTCTGATTCGGACTCCAGAGGCCTCAATGATCCACAG GGTTTATTCGGGAAGAGTCTTGATAGtccggcagcagcagatgcagatGCTTCCGATACGCAGTCTGTGGATTCCGGCTTGTCCCGTCAGGACGGCAACGCTGGCAGGAGAGACACCGTGTGCCAG ATCTGTGAGGTGTACGGAGAAGGTTTGGTGGTGTGTGAAGGCGACTGCAGCAGGCAGTTTCACTCGGAGTGTCTCGGCCTGACGTCCCTACCCGAGGGCAGGTTCACGTGTTTGGAATGTAGGAATG GCAATCATCCTTGTTTTAGCTGTAAAACCGTGGGCCAGGAGGGCCAGGAGGTGACGCGCTGCTCCGTGTTGGGATGTGGTTGTTACTACCACGAGGACTGTGTCCGAAAGCTCCCTGGCACCACCAGCAGTCCGGACGGAGGCTTCTGCTGCCCTCAGCATAGCTGCTCTACCTGCTGTCTGGAGAGAGACCTGCAACGAGCCACTAAAG GTCGTCTGATGCGTTGCATCCGCTGTCCGTTGGCCTATCACACGGGAGACAGCTGCGTGGCGGCGGGCAGCGTCATCCTCACCCACCACATCATGATCTGCAGCAGCCACGGCAGCGCCAAGAGGAACGGGCTCCTCACCTCTCCCATCAACGTGGGCTGGTGCTTCCTGTGTGCCCGAG GGCTGTTAGTGCAAGACCTTACTGACACCATATTAAGTTCATATGCCTATAAGTCCCACTACCTTCTGACTGAGTCAAATCGTGCTGAGTTGAAATTACCTATGATTCCCTCTCCTTCGTCAGCTACCAAAAAGAATGTTGGGAAAG GAGGAAAGTTGCTGTGCTGCGACTCATGCCCAGCTTCCTTCCACCCGGAGTGTTTGGAGATCGAGATGCCGGAGGGAGCGTGGTCCTGCAGTGATTGCAGGGCCGGGAAGAAACCTCACTACAAACAAATTGTCTGGGTCAAACTGGGCAACTACAG GTGGTGGCCTGCGGAAATCTGCAACCCTCGCTTGGTGCCATCAAACATTCAGAGCCTTCGCCACGACGTCGGCGACTTCCCCGTCTTCTTCTTTGGCTCCCACGACTACTACTGGATCAACCAGGGCCGCGTCTTCCCTTACGTGGAGAACGACAAGAACTTTGTCACTGGTCagatcaacatcaacaaaaccTTCAAGAAAG CTCTGGAAGAAGCAGCCCGGCGGTTTCAGGAGCTTAAGGCACAGAGGGAAAGCAGGGAGGCTCTAGAGCAGGAACGCAACTCTCGCAAACCTCCACCCTACAAATTAATCAAG TCCAACAAACCAGTGGGCAAAGTGCAGGTGCATGTAGCGGACTTGTCAGAAATCCCACGGTGCAACTGCAGACCAGCAGACGAGCATCCTTGCAGCCTCGACTCCCAGTGTCTCAACCGCATGCTTCAGTACGAGTGTCATCCACAG gtgtGTCCTGCAGGAGACAGCTGTGAGAACCAGTGTTTCTCCAAGCGGCTGTATGCAGAGACAGAAGTGATGAAGACCGACGGTCGTGGCTGGGGCCTCACGACAAACCAGGCTCTTAGGAAG GGCGACTTTGTGACAGAGTACGTGGGAGAAGTGATAGACTCGGAGGAGTGCCAGCAGCGAATCAAGCGTGCCCATGAAAATCACGTGACCAACTTCTACATGCTCACCCTCACCAAG GATCGAGTGATAGACGCCGGCCCAAAAGGAAACTCTGCTCGGTTTATGAACCACAGCTGCAGCCCAAACTGTGAAACCCAGAAGTGGACAGTGAACGGGGACGTTCGCATCGGACTCTTCACCCTTTATGATATCGAGGCTG GCACAGAGCTGACGTTCAACTACAACCTGCACTGTGTGGGCAACAGGAGAACGTCCTGTCACTGTGGATCAGACAACTGCTCTGGGTTCCTCGGGGTGCAGCCAACG AGTGCCGTGgtgatggagaaagaggagaaggccAGGAACGCCAAGCTGAAGCCGAAGAAGCGGAAGCTGCGGccggagggaaaacacacacacgagtacttctgtttttgttgtggagaaggaggagagctGGTGATGTGTGACAGGAAGGACTGTCCGAAAGCGTACCACCTGCTGTGTCTCAACCTCACTAAGCCGCCATACG GACGCTGGGAATGTCCGTGGCATGACTGCAGCGTTTGTGGCGCCGCAGCCTCGTCACTGTGCGACTTCTGCCCGCGCTCGTTCTGCCAGGATCACGAGGCAGGGGCGCTCACCGCCTCCTCCCTGGAAGGCCGCCCCTGTTGTTCCAGTCACAACCCCCTCAGTCCCCTGGACGCCGACTCCAGCTCGACCCagctgcgccactctgctctgaGCACCGTCGGGATCAAAGAGGAGCCGGAGACGGGCCAGCAGGCCGCAGAGTGA
- the nsd3 gene encoding histone-lysine N-methyltransferase NSD3 isoform X3: MDFSFSFMQGIMGNTIQQPPQLIDSANIRQEGTCDTGSDPGEDGGPSYDAALDAEFYPPSASEDMQQVSNGFPPGLGIYEPQAKFSMYSQFPNGSANGYGAIRSYGEHGLLPGEATVLRGPGLHERPLSPVSPPLPTHHPHLHHHHHHPHHHHHAHHFHSNPPHIQTHPHVASPLPLPLPSQHHLSQTPHIMTHTLPPPPPLHLPSSSPPPSLVDSTPSSQPSHALSNTPGGVLKKTSSPEIKLKIIKTYQNGKELFESALCGDLLQELQKESQKTEAAQMQRRHERKKERRKKSARLQLQVQEESLEQSQPQAGTTGQTEDTHVQLQLGETPPAQSEKPQKTVIKTEPKTPKVPKVHHPSVIQETGFCKEFVIGDLVWSKVGTYPWWPCMVSSDPQMKVHTRINTRGHREYHVQFFGSVAERAWIHEKRIVMYQGKQQFDELQCETLRKATNPVEKHKLLKPIPQRERSQWEVGVGHAEDAFVMTKQERIDNYTFIYVDPDPNEATASKKLSVRAEKRNRRSSGSIGKKEDGGVKSPDREQPPRRLLPRRQCSVSNTDDNTNSQASNEEKIQRGDQRKTGSPKQNAGCDELPDSPPPVRAWKTAAARKLLPLSITMKRLNVEITKCDWPLLQKKAVPSPKQDQEEEKEEETVEREARQPDLGYCSPEDSRAKPEPSPEEEEDGDEGEEEGEERRGSPASRRSEEGGMQQTSSPGSHHSSPHGSQERKLQRRSVRSRSESERGGDPVPKKKTKKEQAEMAPETTLRTGSQKGASEISDACKPLKKRSRASTDVEMASSQYRDTSDSDSRGLNDPQGLFGKSLDSPAAADADASDTQSVDSGLSRQDGNAGRRDTVCQICEVYGEGLVVCEGDCSRQFHSECLGLTSLPEGRFTCLECRNGNHPCFSCKTVGQEGQEVTRCSVLGCGCYYHEDCVRKLPGTTSSPDGGFCCPQHSCSTCCLERDLQRATKGRLMRCIRCPLAYHTGDSCVAAGSVILTHHIMICSSHGSAKRNGLLTSPINVGWCFLCARATKKNVGKGGKLLCCDSCPASFHPECLEIEMPEGAWSCSDCRAGKKPHYKQIVWVKLGNYRWWPAEICNPRLVPSNIQSLRHDVGDFPVFFFGSHDYYWINQGRVFPYVENDKNFVTGQININKTFKKALEEAARRFQELKAQRESREALEQERNSRKPPPYKLIKSNKPVGKVQVHVADLSEIPRCNCRPADEHPCSLDSQCLNRMLQYECHPQVCPAGDSCENQCFSKRLYAETEVMKTDGRGWGLTTNQALRKGDFVTEYVGEVIDSEECQQRIKRAHENHVTNFYMLTLTKDRVIDAGPKGNSARFMNHSCSPNCETQKWTVNGDVRIGLFTLYDIEAGTELTFNYNLHCVGNRRTSCHCGSDNCSGFLGVQPTSAVVMEKEEKARNAKLKPKKRKLRPEGKHTHEYFCFCCGEGGELVMCDRKDCPKAYHLLCLNLTKPPYGRWECPWHDCSVCGAAASSLCDFCPRSFCQDHEAGALTASSLEGRPCCSSHNPLSPLDADSSSTQLRHSALSTVGIKEEPETGQQAAE, translated from the exons ATGgatttctccttctctttcatgCAAGGGATCATGGGAAATACAATTCAGCAACCCCCTCAGCTCATTGACTCAGCCAACATCAGACAGGAAGGCACCTGCGACACCGGTAGTGACCCGGGTGAGGATGGTGGTCCCTCCTACGATGCTGCCCTGGATGCAGAGTTCTACCCGCCGTCAGCCTCGGAGGACATGCAGCAGGTCTCCAACGGCTTCCCGCCTGGCCTGGGCATATACGAGCCGCAGGCCAAGTTTTCCATGTACTCGCAGTTCCCCAACGGCTCGGCCAATGGCTACGGGGCCATACGGAGCTACGGGGAGCATGGTCTCCTTCCTGGGGAGGCGACGGTCCTGAGAGGACCGGGTCTCCATGAGAGACCGTTGTCTCCTGTGTCTCCCCCACTGCCGACACATCACccacacctccaccaccaccaccatcacccacatcaccaccaccacgcaCACCACTTCCACTCAAACCCGCCTCATATACAAACCCACCCACATGTCGCAAGTCCCCTGCCGCTGCCACTGCCCTCCCAGCACCACCTGTCCCAGACGCCTCACATCATGACCCacactctcccccctcctcctccattacaCCTGCCTTCCTCCAGTCCTCCCCCCTCACTTGTGGACAGTACACCCTCTTCTCAACCCTCCCACGCCCTGTCCAACACCCCCGGTGGGGTGCTGAAGAAAACCAGCTCTCCCGAGATCAAACTAAAGATCATCAAGACGTATCAGAATGGAAAAGAGCTGTTCGAATCTGCGCTGTGTGGAGACCTACTGCAAGAGCTGCAG AAGGAGTCTCAGAAGACTGAGGCTGCTCAGATGCAGCGCAGacatgagaggaagaaagagaggaggaaaaagagtgcaaggctgcagctgcaggtccAGGAAGAGAGCCTGGAGCAGAGCCAACCACAGGCAGGTACCACGGGCCAGACAGAGGACACCCACGTCCAGCTCCAGCTGGGAGAGACGCCCCCAGCCCAGTCAGAGAAGCCTCAGAAGACGGTTATCAAAACTGAACCAAAGACGCCGAAG GTTCCGAAGGTACATCATCCGTCAGTTATCCAAGAAACAGGCTTCTGTAAGGAGTTTGTGATTGGAGATTTGGTGTGGTCCAAGGTGGGCACTTACCCCTGGTGGCCCTGCATGGTCTCCTCTGACCCACAGATGAAGGTCCATACCCGCATCAACACCAGGG GTCACAGGGAGTATCACGTCCAATTCTTTGGCAGTGTTGCAGAGCGAGCGTGGATCCATGAGAAGAGGATTGTCATGTACCAAGGGAAGCAACAATTTGACGAGCTTCAGTGCGAGACTCTGCGCAAAGCAACAAACCCCGTAGAGAAACACAAA CTTCTGAAGCCTATCCCTCAGCGGGAGCGAAGTCAGTGGGAGGTGGGTGTGGGCCACGCTGAGGATGCCTTTGTGATGACGAAGCAGGAGCGGATTGACAACTACACCTTCATCTATGTTGACCCGGACCCCAATGAAGCCACAGCCAGCAAGAAACTGAGTGTCAGAGCTGAGAAACGAAACCGGCGCTCCAGCGGCTCAATCGGCAAGAAGGAAGACGGAGGAGTGAAGTCACCAGACAGAGAGCAGCCTCCACGAAGGCTGCTGCCACGCAGACAGTGCAGTGTTTCAAACACAGACGACAACACAAACTCTCAGGCCTCAAACGAAGAGAAGATCCAGAGGGGGGACCAGCGTAAGACCGGCTCCCCAAAGCAGAACGCTGGTTGTGATGAACTGCCAGACTCTCCGCCACCAGTTAGGGCCTGGAAAACAGCAGCCGCCAGAAAGCTACTGCCTCTCTCCATCACCATGAAGAGGCTGAATGTGGAGATCACAAAGTGTGACTGGCCTCTCTTGCAGAAAAAAGCAGTTCCGTCTCCAAAACAAGaccaagaagaagagaaggaggaggagacagtggagagagaggccAGGCAGCCTGACCTGGGATACTGCTCTCCTGAG GATAGCAGAGCTAAACCTGAGCCAagtcctgaggaggaggaagacggggatgagggggaggaagagggggaggagaggagaggctccCCGGCCAGtcggaggagtgaggaggggggaatGCAGCAGACCTCCTCCCCTGGATCACACCACAGTAGTCCACACG gttctCAGGAGAGGAAGCTCCAGCGACGGTCAGTCAGAAGCAGGTCTGAGTCGGAGAGAGGCGGGGATCCGGTCCCtaagaagaaaaccaaaaaggAACAG GCGGAGATGGCCCCTGAAACCACACTGAGGACAGGTTCACAAAAAG GTGCAAGTGAGATATCAGATGCCTGCAAGCCCCTCAAGAAGCGGAGCAGAGCGTCCACAGATGTTGAGATGGCTTCGTCTCAGTACAGAGACACCTCTGATTCGGACTCCAGAGGCCTCAATGATCCACAG GGTTTATTCGGGAAGAGTCTTGATAGtccggcagcagcagatgcagatGCTTCCGATACGCAGTCTGTGGATTCCGGCTTGTCCCGTCAGGACGGCAACGCTGGCAGGAGAGACACCGTGTGCCAG ATCTGTGAGGTGTACGGAGAAGGTTTGGTGGTGTGTGAAGGCGACTGCAGCAGGCAGTTTCACTCGGAGTGTCTCGGCCTGACGTCCCTACCCGAGGGCAGGTTCACGTGTTTGGAATGTAGGAATG GCAATCATCCTTGTTTTAGCTGTAAAACCGTGGGCCAGGAGGGCCAGGAGGTGACGCGCTGCTCCGTGTTGGGATGTGGTTGTTACTACCACGAGGACTGTGTCCGAAAGCTCCCTGGCACCACCAGCAGTCCGGACGGAGGCTTCTGCTGCCCTCAGCATAGCTGCTCTACCTGCTGTCTGGAGAGAGACCTGCAACGAGCCACTAAAG GTCGTCTGATGCGTTGCATCCGCTGTCCGTTGGCCTATCACACGGGAGACAGCTGCGTGGCGGCGGGCAGCGTCATCCTCACCCACCACATCATGATCTGCAGCAGCCACGGCAGCGCCAAGAGGAACGGGCTCCTCACCTCTCCCATCAACGTGGGCTGGTGCTTCCTGTGTGCCCGAG CTACCAAAAAGAATGTTGGGAAAG GAGGAAAGTTGCTGTGCTGCGACTCATGCCCAGCTTCCTTCCACCCGGAGTGTTTGGAGATCGAGATGCCGGAGGGAGCGTGGTCCTGCAGTGATTGCAGGGCCGGGAAGAAACCTCACTACAAACAAATTGTCTGGGTCAAACTGGGCAACTACAG GTGGTGGCCTGCGGAAATCTGCAACCCTCGCTTGGTGCCATCAAACATTCAGAGCCTTCGCCACGACGTCGGCGACTTCCCCGTCTTCTTCTTTGGCTCCCACGACTACTACTGGATCAACCAGGGCCGCGTCTTCCCTTACGTGGAGAACGACAAGAACTTTGTCACTGGTCagatcaacatcaacaaaaccTTCAAGAAAG CTCTGGAAGAAGCAGCCCGGCGGTTTCAGGAGCTTAAGGCACAGAGGGAAAGCAGGGAGGCTCTAGAGCAGGAACGCAACTCTCGCAAACCTCCACCCTACAAATTAATCAAG TCCAACAAACCAGTGGGCAAAGTGCAGGTGCATGTAGCGGACTTGTCAGAAATCCCACGGTGCAACTGCAGACCAGCAGACGAGCATCCTTGCAGCCTCGACTCCCAGTGTCTCAACCGCATGCTTCAGTACGAGTGTCATCCACAG gtgtGTCCTGCAGGAGACAGCTGTGAGAACCAGTGTTTCTCCAAGCGGCTGTATGCAGAGACAGAAGTGATGAAGACCGACGGTCGTGGCTGGGGCCTCACGACAAACCAGGCTCTTAGGAAG GGCGACTTTGTGACAGAGTACGTGGGAGAAGTGATAGACTCGGAGGAGTGCCAGCAGCGAATCAAGCGTGCCCATGAAAATCACGTGACCAACTTCTACATGCTCACCCTCACCAAG GATCGAGTGATAGACGCCGGCCCAAAAGGAAACTCTGCTCGGTTTATGAACCACAGCTGCAGCCCAAACTGTGAAACCCAGAAGTGGACAGTGAACGGGGACGTTCGCATCGGACTCTTCACCCTTTATGATATCGAGGCTG GCACAGAGCTGACGTTCAACTACAACCTGCACTGTGTGGGCAACAGGAGAACGTCCTGTCACTGTGGATCAGACAACTGCTCTGGGTTCCTCGGGGTGCAGCCAACG AGTGCCGTGgtgatggagaaagaggagaaggccAGGAACGCCAAGCTGAAGCCGAAGAAGCGGAAGCTGCGGccggagggaaaacacacacacgagtacttctgtttttgttgtggagaaggaggagagctGGTGATGTGTGACAGGAAGGACTGTCCGAAAGCGTACCACCTGCTGTGTCTCAACCTCACTAAGCCGCCATACG GACGCTGGGAATGTCCGTGGCATGACTGCAGCGTTTGTGGCGCCGCAGCCTCGTCACTGTGCGACTTCTGCCCGCGCTCGTTCTGCCAGGATCACGAGGCAGGGGCGCTCACCGCCTCCTCCCTGGAAGGCCGCCCCTGTTGTTCCAGTCACAACCCCCTCAGTCCCCTGGACGCCGACTCCAGCTCGACCCagctgcgccactctgctctgaGCACCGTCGGGATCAAAGAGGAGCCGGAGACGGGCCAGCAGGCCGCAGAGTGA